One window from the genome of Acinetobacter lanii encodes:
- the tsaB gene encoding tRNA (adenosine(37)-N6)-threonylcarbamoyltransferase complex dimerization subunit type 1 TsaB produces the protein MKLLALESANEQCSVSLIDEHQTLYFQLDARAKAQTQTILPMIEQGFQQTQTQVADLTAIAFSRGPGSFSGVRINAAVTQALAWSNDLPVIPVSTLQALAQAAYREQQLESVTVVIDARMNEVYIASFKLDDQHIMQAVDEEKLLNYVDAANYQQFTLVGSGSALVNAEATQFKAITANAEDIATIARSQALAGQWVSAELALPVYLRDDAWKKIPEQTKHN, from the coding sequence ATGAAATTGCTTGCATTAGAATCTGCCAATGAGCAGTGCTCAGTTTCGTTAATTGATGAACATCAGACCCTGTATTTTCAACTAGATGCACGGGCCAAGGCGCAGACACAAACCATTCTGCCGATGATCGAGCAAGGCTTTCAACAGACACAGACGCAAGTTGCAGATTTAACGGCAATTGCGTTTAGTCGTGGTCCGGGTTCATTTAGTGGTGTTCGGATCAATGCGGCAGTGACGCAAGCCCTTGCTTGGTCTAATGATCTGCCTGTGATTCCTGTGTCAACGCTACAAGCTTTGGCACAAGCAGCCTATCGTGAACAACAACTAGAAAGCGTGACTGTGGTGATTGATGCCCGCATGAATGAAGTCTATATCGCAAGTTTTAAACTTGATGATCAACACATCATGCAAGCGGTGGATGAAGAAAAACTGCTGAATTATGTCGATGCTGCGAACTATCAACAATTCACTTTAGTGGGTTCAGGTTCGGCGTTGGTCAATGCTGAGGCAACGCAATTTAAAGCCATCACTGCCAATGCAGAAGATATTGCCACGATTGCACGCTCACAGGCATTGGCAGGACAGTGGGTCAGTGCTGAGTTGGCATTGCCGGTTTACTTACGTGATGACGCGTGGAAAAAAATTCCAGAACAAACAAAACATAACTAG
- a CDS encoding gamma carbonic anhydrase family protein, with translation MMYSFQGMSPQATHQPWDGWVAETATVIGQVELGKQVSVWFGAVVRADNCKIKLGDFTNVQENAVLHTDHGIEMNIGNYVTIGHQAMLHGCTIGDNSLIGINAVILNNAVIGKNCIIGANALIPEGKVIPDNSLVMGSPGKVVKSLDEFAEAKLKLSAMHYAEHYKNFIHLEKFEF, from the coding sequence ATGATGTATTCATTTCAAGGCATGTCACCTCAGGCAACGCATCAACCGTGGGACGGTTGGGTGGCAGAAACAGCGACTGTGATTGGTCAGGTTGAATTGGGTAAGCAAGTTAGTGTCTGGTTTGGTGCTGTGGTGCGTGCCGATAACTGTAAAATCAAACTGGGTGATTTCACCAATGTGCAAGAAAATGCGGTACTGCATACCGACCATGGCATTGAAATGAACATTGGTAACTATGTCACCATTGGGCACCAAGCCATGCTGCATGGCTGTACCATTGGCGATAACAGTTTGATTGGGATTAACGCCGTGATTCTCAACAATGCAGTGATTGGTAAAAATTGTATCATTGGTGCCAATGCCTTGATTCCTGAAGGTAAAGTGATTCCCGATAATTCTTTAGTGATGGGTTCGCCGGGTAAAGTGGTGAAAAGCTTAGATGAGTTTGCCGAAGCCAAGCTTAAACTGAGTGCCATGCACTATGCAGAGCATTATAAAAATTTTATTCACTTAGAAAAATTTGAATTTTAA